One Gloeobacter morelensis MG652769 DNA window includes the following coding sequences:
- a CDS encoding GNAT family N-acetyltransferase, with protein MSFWKRLFTGSDSASGGEVHSNVFFSTDRDIDLYALEELCDAVGWSRRPLRKVKKAIDHSFCVISMYEQRGDFKQLVGFARATSDHAFNATIWDVVVHPEFQGKGLGRAMMDRIVAELRAADISNITLFADPHVVDFYRRLGFIPDPEGIKGMFWYPD; from the coding sequence ATGAGCTTCTGGAAGCGCCTGTTCACCGGTTCCGACTCCGCCAGCGGCGGGGAGGTCCACAGCAATGTATTCTTCTCGACAGACCGCGACATCGACCTCTACGCCCTCGAAGAGCTGTGCGACGCGGTCGGCTGGTCGCGTCGCCCCCTGCGCAAGGTCAAAAAGGCGATCGACCACAGTTTTTGCGTCATCTCGATGTACGAGCAGCGCGGAGACTTCAAGCAACTGGTAGGTTTCGCCCGCGCCACCTCCGACCACGCCTTCAACGCCACGATCTGGGATGTCGTGGTCCACCCGGAATTTCAAGGCAAGGGCCTCGGTCGGGCGATGATGGACCGGATCGTCGCCGAGTTGCGCGCCGCCGACATCAGCAACATCACCCTGTTTGCCGACCCGCACGTGGTCGATTTCTACCGCCGACTCGGATTTATTCCCGATCCGGAAGGCATCAAAGGCATGTTCTGGTATCCCGATTAG